The following coding sequences lie in one Pseudoxanthomonas sp. SE1 genomic window:
- a CDS encoding ribonucleotide-diphosphate reductase subunit beta, whose translation MSAHPKQMLLDPGFELTLRPMRYPQFYDMYRDAIKNTWTVEEINFQIDITDLHSKMTPADRHLIHRLVAFFATGDSIVSNNLVLNLYQHLNAPEARMYLSRQLYEEALHVQFYLTLLDNYLPDPSERFKAFAAVENIPAIKKKADFCFKWIDSIQDMKRIETRDQRRQFLLNQICFAACIEGLFFFAAFAYVYYFRSRGLLPGLASGTNWVFRDESCHMEFAFECVRTVREEEPDLFDDRMQQKVYDMLEEAIECEVQFAEDVLSGGVAGISTRDMRQYLQHCADQHFAKLGMPKRYDVRNPLPFMELQDVQELTNFFERRVSAYQLGVQGEVGFDHAF comes from the coding sequence ATGTCCGCACACCCCAAGCAGATGCTGCTAGATCCCGGTTTCGAACTGACCCTGCGCCCGATGCGCTACCCGCAGTTCTATGACATGTACCGCGATGCCATCAAGAACACGTGGACGGTGGAAGAGATCAACTTCCAGATCGACATCACCGACCTGCATTCGAAGATGACCCCGGCCGACCGCCACCTGATCCACCGGCTGGTCGCGTTCTTCGCCACCGGCGATTCCATCGTGTCGAACAACCTGGTGCTGAACCTGTACCAGCACCTCAATGCGCCCGAAGCGCGCATGTACCTGTCAAGGCAGCTCTACGAGGAAGCGCTGCACGTGCAGTTCTACCTGACCCTGCTGGACAACTACCTGCCCGACCCGTCGGAGCGCTTCAAGGCGTTCGCGGCGGTAGAGAACATCCCGGCGATCAAGAAGAAAGCCGACTTCTGCTTCAAGTGGATCGATTCCATCCAGGACATGAAGCGGATCGAGACCCGCGACCAGCGCCGGCAGTTCCTGCTCAACCAGATCTGCTTCGCCGCGTGCATAGAAGGCCTGTTCTTCTTCGCCGCGTTCGCCTACGTGTACTACTTCCGCTCGCGCGGCCTGCTGCCGGGCCTGGCCAGCGGCACCAACTGGGTGTTCCGCGACGAGAGCTGCCACATGGAGTTCGCCTTCGAGTGCGTGCGCACCGTGCGCGAGGAGGAACCAGACCTGTTCGACGACCGCATGCAGCAGAAGGTCTACGACATGCTGGAGGAAGCCATCGAGTGCGAGGTGCAGTTCGCCGAGGATGTGCTGTCCGGTGGTGTCGCAGGCATCTCGACGCGCGACATGCGCCAGTACCTGCAGCACTGCGCGGACCAGCACTTCGCCAAGCTCGGCATGCCCAAGCGCTACGACGTGCGCAACCCGCTGCCCTTCATGGAGTTGCAGGACGTGCAGGAGCTGACCAACTTCTTCGAGCGCCGCGTGTCCGCCTACCAGCTGGGCGTGCAGGGCGAAGTCGGCTTCGACCACGCGTTCTAG